The region TAAATATATTTCTATTAATATACCAATGTACTAGCCAGCATTTAATCTGACACTCTCGTTTTCTTTTGTTGTCTGTAATTTATTATCCAGCATTTTTTATAGAGCAATATTCTTCGAATCTAGAAATGTTTGCATGGGCGTTTTTCCGTAACAATACTTGCCAGTATGAGTCCTCTCAACATTATATTCTTTTATCCAATCGTCAAGATCTTCTTGTAACTCC is a window of Spirochaetota bacterium DNA encoding:
- a CDS encoding IS481 family transposase produces the protein ELQEDLDDWIKEYNVERTHTGKYCYGKTPMQTFLDSKNIAL